Below is a window of Impatiens glandulifera chromosome 2, dImpGla2.1, whole genome shotgun sequence DNA.
TTTTTTCTTCAACAAATGTAGACCTAGATCATATGAACCAAGTGAGCCGATTAATATCAATTTAACCCAATATTTGAGTACTGAActgctgattttttttttaccattttggACATCTAGCTAGATCAACTTTACTCAAGAACAAACCTTTATTTTAGAAAGGTTATTAAAATCATccatttatgttataatttatattttctatctaCAACTAAACTCTACCTAGCTTGGAAACCATATAAAACATTTagaatgatattatatataggaCTATAAGGTTAGCCATCATCAATTCAAAGCATATAACATATGAACTAATTAAGTTAGGTGGTAAAAGATCACCCTACGTACCCCATGATCTGTTATCATGTATTCAAAATTCTCCGTAGTCCAGTTGTCCAGTTGCTAAAAGCATTGCAAAGTCAAACAAAGGAAgttaattaatatagataaaaaaacgaaatgaaatgaaaatgaaaggaaaaaaaaagacCTGTCTAGATCTTGTTCCCGTTCGGTATAGAAAGATTGTATGCTTGTCCAATAGCTAACATGCATATTATCATGTTGGGCAGTAGTATAGAAGTCTGTCCGGTTGGGACTCCAATCATTGATACCAGCCGGTCTTGGGggttggagttggagttggagtgATCGGTTATCCAGTTCTGATTGTCGATCGTATCCAGGAATATACTCTAAGCGCTGACCAGACATCATTTGCTTGAGCTTGCGTTGAAACAACTGCTCATTTACAGCCATTTCATCCCTTCTACTTACTGTTCTTATGCCCCCATAATAGAATGGATTCATAATCCTTTGCATCTGTTTTCTTGAGAGTGTCGTCGACGTCCTTTCTTGGGATGCATTTTGAGACACAGCAGCTATGGCTTCTTGCATATTATATCTTGGGATTTCTTGGGGGTGGATATTGAGCATTTAGATACTCAAGGCGAGTAAAAGGCACAATATTTGGGATAGTTATGGTTCCTTGCATCTGAAATGGGATCCTTCCCTGGAATGAATAGTTAGCATATATGTACTCAAGCTGAGTAGCAGTATTATGAGGCGGAATAGAATACAAGGGTATGGTCTGAACTTCTTGCATTTTTAGTCGAACATTTCTGTGGTTGTCATGATCAGCTAGGCCGGCTACACTTGAAACTCTTCCACGAGTAATTGCTTCCATCTTAACGTTGAACTTCGAATCATTGACAATAACTGCGTTATAAGACATGGTATGTTGAAATCTGCATAAAGTTTTGGCACATATTAAAAGTCAAATAAAGGCAATCAAAAGTAATATCACCATCTacttcaaacataatatttgagTCCAACTCacaataataaaactaaatataaaaaaaagataggTTCACAATCAACACTTAATTAACCCAGAGTCTCTAAAGCAAAGCAGATATATTCACCTCTTATTttgggaaattggacgaaatgaccctgaAATAGGGTCatttgcctccgtggtcactcaatatttaaaattgatctggtgaccactttattttttttggacgaaattacctttttcgcgtaacgcgaagagagttcgcgtttcgcgaagtgaaacattgtgaatatatatactcaaattttttcatttccctcttttcgtttctctctcttctctctctgttCTTGTTCGTCGGCGGCGGCGAAAACTTCGGCGACGGCGACTACGGGGACGACGGCTATGACCtgaatctacaaagataagaaaacctCATCCCTGAatcgatgtttataatacaaatttttgttcttatttctatatcttcatttcaaccctaaccctaacccaaatcgatttatgttcatgtttccagtATCTCCATCTAAAACCCTAAAtgaatttatgttcttattgtctattatcttcatttcaaatgatttatgttcttcttaatgaaaccctaaccctaaatcaattaaatctgttcatattggttcatattggttcatatttgttcatatttgttaatatttgttaatattggtTTATACTGGTTCATATTGCAGATCATATGGATTCCGTTttgcgaagggcttctcgttacgcgaagggcttctcgttttGTGAAGagcttctcgtttcgcgaagggcttcccTTTATGCAATCATAGAGTATGTGCACACAAGAGACATTAAAGGTCTGTCTGTAATTTGTATAGATcgatgttatattttatatgtgtgtgtttattttttttcctgaCTCCTAGCCCTACATGTGTTTCCTATAGCTGCATATAAACAAGCTGATGGAACAAAGATTGATAACAGAAGAGTGCCTGTCGATGTTGAACGAGGTAGAATAGTTCCAAATTGGAAACTTCGTCGACTTGGTGGGAGTCTAGGAACAACCAGGATTGGAGATgaagatgtaaataaaaaacaattgggGAGGTAATTGATTAGGATGCCTTTTACTTTCACAAGCCTCTTTAGAAACTCTATGTGAATTTTTTCCTTATATGTTACCTTCTCAATGTATTTGCTGAACAACTTGAGTTAAATTTTGAAGAGGAAAGAATGCAATGATGGTTGTATATCTAATAGAGCTTGCATTCACTACCTATAACAAGTAGACAATATGAGATCATTTAATctgcataatttttataattttcttcacTTTCATTTCCCCATCATGTGTAGGGAAAATTCCTGTGAAAAAGGGAAGAGATAGAGAGGGTGATAGGGAGAAATCTCGTGAGCGATCTTATGAGAAGCCAAAGGATCGTGATGAACCAGAGGATGAAGTGGAGGGATTGTATGAACATGAATGTCGTCGACGACACCATAGGCACTACGAAGAAGACTATGAAAAATCAGACAATCATAATCATGGGCGTGGTGGTGCGCGATATGAACAACTAGAACAAATTGACGAGGACAAAGAAAAGATTAGGTGAATGATTAGGTGAATGAGAACAATTCTTCATTTCAATAATAGACTACCACCAATATCCAAAAAAAAGATATATCTtgttatttgttcaaataataacTAGACTGGTCctccattttttgttttttatagctatatatatgataactctCTAGTCTAGTTTGAAACTTCTTGGTGAGTATGAATGATAAAAACATTCCATTTTGGTGagttttgtattaaatttcTATCACAAAttgtaaataacaaaaatatgtttatcatttGATTTCTTTAGGTGACAGGATGAAAGTacaatattacattaataattagaaaagtttcatatatatctgattataaaaataaaacagacaAAAAGAAATTAAGCTTCCTTTTAATTAGAGAATATGAGAAAATGAAGCTTATTATAATTTCCATTAGGATTAGGTTTAATAATGCAAATTGGATTAAAGTCCCTTAATATGAAGGGAAGTTTATCCAAGTCCAATCTCAATTTCTCTACGTCTCCCCCCTTTCAAAATGCAATTCTAC
It encodes the following:
- the LOC124924864 gene encoding U1 small nuclear ribonucleoprotein 70 kDa-like, with translation MDSVLRRASRYAKGFSFCEELLVSRRASLYAIIEYVHTRDIKAAYKQADGTKIDNRRVPVDVERGRIVPNWKLRRLGGSLGTTRIGDEDRKECNDGWKIPVKKGRDREGDREKSRERSYEKPKDRDEPEDEVEGLYEHECRRRHHRHYEEDYEKSDNHNHGRGGARYEQLEQIDEDKEKIR